The segment CATCGAAATCCCGCAGCGATACAGCCCGCCGCTGTGCCCGAGCGCGAACAGCGCCGAGTATCCGCCGTAGCTGCTGCCGTAGATCGCGATCCGCTGCGGATCCGCCACCCCGGCGGCGATCGCCCAGCGGGTCGCATCCTCGATGTCGTCCTGGATCTTCCGGCCGATCTCGCGCCGCGCCTTGCGGAAAAGCTCTTCGCCATAGCCGGGTGAACCGCGATAGTTCATCTGCAGCACCGCGTAGCCGCGGTTCGCCAGCAGCTGGATCTCCGGATCAAATCCCCAGAGGTCGCGCACCCACGGTCCGCCGTGCGGCATGACGACGAGCGGCAATCCCTTCGCCGCATGGCCGATCGGCACCGTCAGGAATCCGTGTATCACCAACCCGTCGCGCGCGGTGTACTTGATCGCCAGCATCGGCGCCATCTGGGCCGGCTTGATCCAGTTCATCCTCGGCCCAAGCGCCTTGAACATCTTCCGACTCCGATCGAGCAGGTAATAGGTTCCCGGATCCTGATCGGAAAATCCGCACCACAGCTGCCGGTTGCCGTCGCGGGACACGTCGACGAGCAGATTCACCGTGTTCGGCAGCGTCTTGTCGATCGCGGCTTGGTAGGTCGCAAACTCGCGGTCGAACCATTTCACCCGCGGCGCATCGCTGACAAATTTCATCCCAAGCAACGCGCTCTTGCTGCGCGAATAGATCGGGCCCGACAGCGACATGCCGTCGAACCGCGGCGTCCGGCTGGGCAGCAGGATGTCGTACTCCGGGTGTGACAGCAGCGGCTCGCCCAGCTGGCCGCTCGCGGGATCGAGCCGATATGCCGTCCACCGTTTCTCCGGCGTCAGCGCCGCCATCAGCACCGCGTTGTTCACCGGATCGAAGCCCACGGGCCACAGTTCGCCGTCGCGGTCCTCCAGCGGCAGGATCGTGCGCCACGGCGCTTTCTCGCTATCGCGATACATCGCGCCGGACTTGTCGTCTTCAGCGAGAATGCCAAGCCGGACCACCCCGTCCGCATCCACCCCCCAGCGGGAGACGTTGCCGGGATTCTTCACCTCCACGCTGTAGCTGCCGTCGCTGGCGCACATCTTGATCACATCGGGCCGGTCCGCGCGTCCCGGCCGGTTATGGTGTCGATCCAGCATCAAGACGTGGTGGTCCTTGTCCTCGAACCGATGAATCACTTCGTCCGCGTACAAGCGCATGCCTTCGTGCAGATACTCCGTCTCGTCCTCCGCCCCGCTGATCGCGCGCACCTGGCTGCCGTCGAGGTTCATCGCCGCGATGCCGTAGCGGAAACGATCCCACACGCTCGTATACACCAGCAGCCGCCGGTCGCCCACCCACTCGGCCGCATCGACGTCCTTGCGCGCGCCGCTCGCCAGCGCCGCTTCGCCGACGTCGATCCGGTAGATCTTGTCCGCGTCGATCTCCAGCACATGCAACTTCGTCCGTCCATTGTGCTCCCGCAGGAACGCGAGGTGTTTGCCATCCGGCGACAGCCGCGCGCGGGAGGTTTCGGGCTCCCGCGCGAAATGCTCGATCGGCAGCCGCTCGATGGCCAGCGCGGCGCCAGCCAGTACGCACAGACCGATCACGAGGCCAAACGGTGATCTCATGGGGTTGATGCGAGCGTGCCGTGCGTCCGACCTGACGCAAACCGTTTTCCCGGCGATCCGCAGAGGGCGCGGCGCCTGTGCTCCAAATGCCCCGCCATTCTAGGGACGCAATACCCCCGCCGCGCCCCACCGCCGATCCGCCCCGCGGTTCTCTCGCCGTCGCCGCAGACCTAGCCGCCGCTCAGCAGCCGCAGAAACTCCGCCTCATCGATCACCGGCACGGCGAGCGCGCGCGCCTTTTCCAACTTCGATCCGGCCTCCTCGCCCGCGAGCACGTAGCTGGTTTTCTTGCTCACACCGCTGCTCACCTTCCCGCCGGCGGCCTCGATCTGCGCCGTCGCCTCGTCCCGCGTCAGCGTCGGCAGCGTGCCGGTCAGCACAAAGGTTTTTCCCGCGAGCGCGCTGCCCGAATTCGGCACCACCGGCTGCACCCCGACGCGCACCAGTTCGTCCACCACGGCACGATTCCGCGGCTCGGCGAAATACGCGAGGATCGCGAGCGCCATCGTCTCGCCAATCCCGCCGATCACCGACGCCTTCTCGCGAATGAAATCCTCGTAGCGCGCGCTCGCCAGCCGCTCGAGTCCGCCAAACGTCCGCGCCAAATCCTTCGCCGCTGCGGCGCCGGCGTGCGGAATCCCGAGCCCATGGATGAACCGCCACAGCTCCGCGCGTTTGCTCGCCTCGATCGCCTCCAGCAGCTTGTCCGTGGATTTTTCCACGCTCTTCCCGAGCGTGAGCAGGTTCTCGCGTTTCAGCTGGTAGATGTCCGGCACGCTGTGCACCCAGCCTTTTTCCACCAGCACGTCGACCATCGCCTCGCCCATGCCTTCGATGTCCACGCACGCTTTCGACGCGAAATGCTGCACGCGGCGCCGCACCTGCACCGGGCACGAAAAATTCGGACACCGCACCGCCACCTCGCCCTCGAGCTGTACCACCGCCGTGCCGCACTCGGGACATTTCTCCGGGAAAACATACGGCACGCACTCCGGCGCGCGCCGCGCCGGATTCACGCCGATCACCGCCGGGATGATTTCACCCGCCTTCTCGACGTACACGAAATCCCCGACGCGAATGTCCTTCCGCGCGATCTCGTCACGGTTGTGCAGCGTCGCGCGCGACACCGTCGTGCCCGCGAGTTGCACCGGATCGAGCTCCGCCACCGGCGTGAGCACGCCGGTCCGGCCCACCTGCACCGTGATCGCGCGCAGCTGCGTCTCCGCCCGATCCGGCGCGAACTTGTAGGCCATCGCCCAGCGGGGCGATTTGCTCGTCGAGCCCGCGCGTCGCTGCAGCGGCACCGCGTCGAGTTTCACCACCGCGCCATCCGTCGCGTAGGCGAAGGTGTCCCGCAACGCGTCGAGCTCCTGCACCGCCGCCCAGATTTCGTCGGCGCCGGTCGCCGTCCAAAACCTCTCCACCGTCGGCAATCCCCACGCCTTCACCCAGCCGTGAAACTGCGCCTGCGTCTCCGGCAGCGCGCTCGCCGGCTCCACATAACCGCGGCCGTAAAGCACGACCTCGAGTTTGCGCTGCGCGACTTCGCGCGGATCGAGCTGCTTGATCGTACCCGCAGCAAGATTGCGTGGGTTCGCATAGAGTGGCTCGCCCGCTTCCTCGCGTTGACGATTGATCCGCAGAAACTCTTCGGTCGTCAGAAAAACCTCGCCTCGGATCTCGATCACCGCCGGCAGCGGCACGCCGTCCGCACGTTTCAGCTCGCGGGGGAGCGACTTGATCGTGAGCGCGTTCGTCGTGATGTCGTCGCCTTCGATGCCGTTGCCCCGCGTGACCGCGCGCACGAGTTTTCCCTTCTCGTAGGTAATGCTCACGGCCAGTCCGTCGATCTTCGGCTCGATGACGAACTTCAGCCCGTCGCGCTCGAGCTCGCGCACCAGTCGGTCGTGAAACTCCCGGAGTTCGGTCTCCGAGTAAGTGTTGTCCAGGCTCATCATCCGCTCGCGGTGGCGGTAAACTTGAAACCCTTCCGTGCGATCGTCGCCGACCTGCTCCGTCGGCGACGCGCCGCGCGCAAACTGCGGCCATGCCGCCTCGAGCTCGGCGAGCTCGCGCTTCAA is part of the Opitutus terrae PB90-1 genome and harbors:
- a CDS encoding S9 family peptidase; the protein is MRSPFGLVIGLCVLAGAALAIERLPIEHFAREPETSRARLSPDGKHLAFLREHNGRTKLHVLEIDADKIYRIDVGEAALASGARKDVDAAEWVGDRRLLVYTSVWDRFRYGIAAMNLDGSQVRAISGAEDETEYLHEGMRLYADEVIHRFEDKDHHVLMLDRHHNRPGRADRPDVIKMCASDGSYSVEVKNPGNVSRWGVDADGVVRLGILAEDDKSGAMYRDSEKAPWRTILPLEDRDGELWPVGFDPVNNAVLMAALTPEKRWTAYRLDPASGQLGEPLLSHPEYDILLPSRTPRFDGMSLSGPIYSRSKSALLGMKFVSDAPRVKWFDREFATYQAAIDKTLPNTVNLLVDVSRDGNRQLWCGFSDQDPGTYYLLDRSRKMFKALGPRMNWIKPAQMAPMLAIKYTARDGLVIHGFLTVPIGHAAKGLPLVVMPHGGPWVRDLWGFDPEIQLLANRGYAVLQMNYRGSPGYGEELFRKARREIGRKIQDDIEDATRWAIAAGVADPQRIAIYGSSYGGYSALFALGHSGGLYRCGISMAGVTDWLEIFDDRKSDPAAKAANRHWRREIGDPDEDRAFLASISPVNFADQIVAPVLIIQGKEDRTVPPEQARLMIKALEKAGRPPQSIFLAGQGHGLSTAKARLQMMTAVVEFLEKNLGPGVK
- the ligA gene encoding NAD-dependent DNA ligase LigA, translating into MTPVEAQSRIAELRAQVARHDELYHRRAQPQIGDFEYDALKRELAELEAAWPQFARGASPTEQVGDDRTEGFQVYRHRERMMSLDNTYSETELREFHDRLVRELERDGLKFVIEPKIDGLAVSITYEKGKLVRAVTRGNGIEGDDITTNALTIKSLPRELKRADGVPLPAVIEIRGEVFLTTEEFLRINRQREEAGEPLYANPRNLAAGTIKQLDPREVAQRKLEVVLYGRGYVEPASALPETQAQFHGWVKAWGLPTVERFWTATGADEIWAAVQELDALRDTFAYATDGAVVKLDAVPLQRRAGSTSKSPRWAMAYKFAPDRAETQLRAITVQVGRTGVLTPVAELDPVQLAGTTVSRATLHNRDEIARKDIRVGDFVYVEKAGEIIPAVIGVNPARRAPECVPYVFPEKCPECGTAVVQLEGEVAVRCPNFSCPVQVRRRVQHFASKACVDIEGMGEAMVDVLVEKGWVHSVPDIYQLKRENLLTLGKSVEKSTDKLLEAIEASKRAELWRFIHGLGIPHAGAAAAKDLARTFGGLERLASARYEDFIREKASVIGGIGETMALAILAYFAEPRNRAVVDELVRVGVQPVVPNSGSALAGKTFVLTGTLPTLTRDEATAQIEAAGGKVSSGVSKKTSYVLAGEEAGSKLEKARALAVPVIDEAEFLRLLSGG